Proteins encoded within one genomic window of Chitinophaga parva:
- a CDS encoding LytR/AlgR family response regulator transcription factor, with protein MNINCIIVDDEPIARDILKTYIEQVPYLTLVASCEDAFEAMQVLKTKDIDLIILDINMPRLTGFEMLRTLKKYPAVIITSAYPEYALEGFELSVTDYLLKPFSFPRFVQATEKVVNKTGEVPVSKSEDLFLMVKSDKKLTKVFFDEISYIEAYGNYIFIYTGQERVMSKQTLTQFEQQLPASQFTRIHKSYIASLKGIKYLEGNEVSIAGKKLPVGKVYRESLLGKLKN; from the coding sequence ATGAATATCAATTGCATCATCGTAGACGACGAACCCATTGCCAGGGATATCCTCAAAACCTATATTGAGCAGGTACCCTATCTGACCTTAGTCGCTAGCTGCGAGGATGCATTTGAAGCGATGCAGGTGCTCAAAACCAAAGACATTGACCTCATTATCCTGGATATCAATATGCCCCGGTTGACCGGTTTTGAAATGCTGCGTACGCTTAAAAAATATCCTGCCGTTATCATTACTTCGGCCTACCCGGAATATGCGCTCGAAGGGTTTGAGTTGTCGGTTACGGATTACCTGTTAAAACCCTTTTCCTTTCCGCGTTTCGTTCAGGCCACCGAGAAGGTCGTCAATAAAACCGGTGAAGTCCCGGTATCAAAAAGCGAAGACTTATTTTTAATGGTCAAATCCGACAAAAAACTCACCAAGGTCTTCTTTGATGAGATCAGCTATATCGAGGCCTATGGCAATTATATTTTTATTTATACCGGCCAGGAACGCGTGATGTCCAAGCAGACACTCACCCAGTTTGAACAACAGCTGCCCGCATCCCAATTCACCCGCATCCATAAATCCTATATAGCCTCGTTGAAAGGCATCAAATACCTCGAAGGGAACGAAGTTTCCATTGCGGGTAAAAAACTGCCGGTTGGGAAAGTTTACCGGGAAAGCCTGTTGGGGAAACTAAAAAATTAA
- a CDS encoding sensor histidine kinase codes for MKIFDWTRLFAWPYKVYTQLVFWVIVFCLYILLKEYPQRMSGITLFCLVFQEILELIIPCYSQNLLVLPFFKRRKWLVGIGLYLVQLIILINLLPYLLNLVGRLFAKVFHITDVVTNWQDQHFAFTMVAFTVMASLAKMGVDRLIRDKEQKENELRHLKAQLNPHFLFNTLNNLYGLSVAESKMLPGLMLKLSELLRYSLYDTNQNYVAASNELDYISNYVELERIRLSDKTDIQLQIKGDYSDQYIAPLLLIIFVENAFKHFSAAKGQTPFVHISVAVENSHLKLKVKNSVDPDYIPKVNKSKGGLGLNNVKQRLDLIYPQQYILKTIKDANFFEADLIIDLS; via the coding sequence ATGAAAATTTTCGACTGGACACGTTTATTTGCCTGGCCCTATAAGGTTTACACCCAGCTGGTGTTCTGGGTGATCGTTTTCTGTCTGTACATTTTACTGAAGGAATATCCGCAGCGTATGAGCGGGATCACGCTGTTTTGTTTGGTATTCCAGGAAATACTTGAGTTGATCATACCATGCTATTCGCAGAACCTGCTGGTATTGCCGTTTTTCAAACGTCGTAAGTGGCTGGTCGGCATTGGGCTTTACCTGGTGCAACTCATTATTTTGATCAATTTATTACCTTATTTGCTGAACCTGGTCGGCAGGCTTTTTGCGAAGGTGTTCCATATCACCGACGTGGTGACCAACTGGCAGGATCAGCATTTTGCCTTCACCATGGTGGCATTTACGGTGATGGCTTCATTGGCCAAGATGGGGGTAGACCGCCTGATCCGGGACAAAGAGCAAAAGGAAAATGAATTGCGCCATTTGAAAGCACAACTCAATCCGCATTTCCTGTTTAATACGCTCAATAACCTGTATGGACTTTCAGTTGCCGAGTCGAAAATGCTGCCCGGCCTGATGCTGAAACTATCCGAGCTATTGCGTTATTCCCTATATGATACCAACCAGAATTATGTGGCGGCGAGTAATGAACTGGATTATATCAGCAATTACGTAGAACTGGAAAGGATCCGGTTGAGCGATAAAACCGATATACAATTGCAAATAAAAGGGGATTACTCTGACCAATATATTGCGCCATTGCTATTGATCATATTTGTAGAAAACGCCTTCAAGCATTTTTCAGCGGCTAAAGGACAAACGCCATTTGTACACATCAGCGTCGCAGTTGAAAATAGTCATTTAAAACTCAAAGTTAAAAACTCGGTTGATCCCGACTATATACCCAAAGTCAACAAATCCAAGGGCGGCCTTGGCCTCAATAATGTCAAACAACGGTTGGATTTAATCTACCCGCAGCAGTACATTTTAAAAACAATTAAGGACGCTAACTTTTTCGAAGCAGATTTAATAATAGACCTAAGCTAA
- a CDS encoding serine hydrolase domain-containing protein translates to MNTTIASFIALSLFIHSAFAQTDTVQANLIKDIPAWMAEYHVPCAGVGIIENGKITWVKNFGELQAGRPAPNNTLFNIASQTKPVTAMLTLKLVELGKWNLDEPLEHYWIDPDIAGDPYLTKLTTRFVLSHQTGFPNWRSDNGGTKLKFKFEPGTASGYSGEGFEYLRRALEAKFKVSLAVLMDTYLFKPLGMKDTYYWSENLDTARFAMWHDGQGKRYGASIQTPVNAADDLITTIEDYSKLGIYAMQLANEGGPVYAEMIKIQRRTKPGNGSGLGWGLVDGLPDSAYALQHGGSDIGVRTMAVFLPRSKNGVVVMTNGDNGAFICDRVVKRALPEGAQVLETMNKSATSHVRIAIADQLLKSYTGTYAQSNGKLVNVAQDGNALKISGDGVPTVTVLPESANKFFMEGYDVQLQFPDANSLVVIESGKQVLKVTRK, encoded by the coding sequence ATGAATACGACCATCGCTTCCTTTATCGCACTTTCACTATTTATTCATAGCGCCTTTGCGCAAACCGATACCGTTCAAGCCAATTTAATCAAAGACATACCGGCCTGGATGGCAGAATACCATGTGCCTTGTGCAGGTGTCGGCATCATCGAAAACGGCAAGATCACATGGGTCAAAAACTTTGGTGAACTGCAAGCCGGCCGTCCCGCCCCTAACAACACCTTATTCAATATAGCCTCCCAAACCAAACCGGTAACCGCCATGCTAACCTTAAAGCTGGTGGAACTGGGAAAATGGAACCTGGACGAGCCGCTGGAACATTACTGGATCGACCCGGATATTGCCGGTGATCCCTACTTGACGAAACTGACCACCCGTTTTGTGCTAAGCCACCAGACAGGTTTCCCCAACTGGCGTTCGGACAATGGCGGGACCAAACTCAAATTCAAATTTGAACCCGGTACAGCTTCGGGGTATTCGGGCGAGGGTTTTGAATATTTACGCCGGGCTTTGGAAGCAAAGTTCAAAGTCTCGCTTGCTGTATTGATGGATACGTACCTGTTTAAGCCCCTGGGCATGAAAGATACCTATTACTGGAGCGAAAACCTGGACACTGCTCGTTTTGCGATGTGGCATGACGGTCAGGGCAAGCGTTATGGGGCTTCTATACAGACGCCTGTCAATGCTGCCGATGACCTGATCACGACCATTGAGGATTACAGTAAACTGGGGATCTATGCGATGCAGCTGGCCAATGAAGGTGGGCCGGTGTATGCCGAAATGATCAAAATTCAAAGAAGGACAAAACCCGGCAATGGTTCTGGTTTAGGCTGGGGCTTGGTGGATGGTCTGCCGGACAGTGCCTATGCCTTACAACATGGCGGTTCGGATATTGGGGTACGGACGATGGCGGTTTTTTTACCCAGATCAAAAAACGGTGTGGTGGTGATGACCAACGGTGACAATGGGGCCTTTATCTGCGACCGGGTGGTTAAACGTGCATTGCCCGAAGGCGCGCAGGTGCTGGAAACGATGAACAAATCGGCGACCAGCCACGTAAGGATCGCTATCGCTGACCAATTACTCAAAAGCTATACCGGCACCTATGCGCAAAGCAATGGCAAACTGGTGAACGTGGCACAGGATGGCAACGCCTTAAAAATATCGGGTGACGGCGTGCCGACGGT